One part of the Pseudemcibacter aquimaris genome encodes these proteins:
- the ruvX gene encoding Holliday junction resolvase RuvX produces the protein MEIEFAELKSVLKKGERLLGLDLGSKTIGLALSDVLLTVATPMETIKRKKFTLDAERLLTIIKEQNVGGLVLGLPMNMDGSEGPRCQSTRQFAKNMMGKTDIPICYWDERMSTMAVTRTLIEADASRKRQGELVDKLAASYILQGALDALGRG, from the coding sequence ATGGAAATTGAATTTGCAGAACTTAAATCCGTTTTAAAAAAAGGTGAACGATTACTTGGGCTTGATCTGGGCTCGAAAACCATCGGCCTTGCGCTTTCGGATGTGCTGCTTACGGTGGCAACACCGATGGAAACCATCAAACGTAAGAAATTCACACTGGATGCTGAACGTTTGCTTACCATTATTAAAGAACAAAATGTCGGCGGCCTTGTTCTTGGTCTGCCGATGAATATGGACGGATCAGAAGGGCCGCGTTGCCAATCAACCCGCCAATTTGCCAAAAATATGATGGGAAAAACCGACATTCCAATCTGTTATTGGGATGAGCGCATGTCAACCATGGCCGTCACCCGCACACTGATTGAAGCAGACGCAAGCCGCAAACGACAAGGCGAGCTTGTGGATAAACTTGCCGCCAGTTATATCTTACAAGGGGCACTTGATGCGCTGGGCCGTGGATAG
- a CDS encoding aspartate carbamoyltransferase catalytic subunit, whose protein sequence is MSAFSHPHLLGIEGLKEAAITEILDLADEYVEQNKQTNKKKDVLEGLTQINLFFENSTRTRMSFELAGKRLGADVINMSTSTSSIKKGETLIDTASTLNAMRPDLLVVRHGMSGAVKLLSRKVDCAVLNAGDGKHEHPTQALLDALTIRRRKGRLARLTVAICGDVLHSRVARSNIHLLNIMGARVRLIGPPTLIPSGAERLGCEVFHNMEEGLKGCDIVMMLRLQTERMHGGYFPSVSEYFTLYGLDYEKLENAKEDALIMHPGPMNRGVEIDAAVADDLTRSAIQEQVEMGVAVRMACLDLLTRKKRGEG, encoded by the coding sequence ATGTCAGCATTTTCCCACCCCCATCTGCTTGGGATTGAAGGGCTTAAAGAAGCCGCAATTACTGAAATCCTTGATCTTGCCGATGAATATGTCGAACAGAACAAACAGACCAACAAGAAAAAAGACGTTCTTGAGGGCCTGACACAGATCAATCTGTTTTTCGAAAATTCGACACGGACTCGCATGTCATTTGAACTTGCTGGGAAAAGACTTGGTGCTGATGTGATCAATATGTCCACATCCACATCATCGATTAAAAAGGGTGAAACGCTGATTGATACGGCGTCGACACTGAACGCGATGCGTCCTGATTTGCTTGTTGTGCGTCACGGTATGTCTGGCGCGGTTAAGCTGCTTAGCCGTAAGGTGGACTGCGCAGTATTAAACGCCGGTGACGGTAAACATGAACATCCAACACAAGCTCTGCTTGATGCGCTAACCATTCGCCGCCGTAAAGGGCGCCTCGCGCGTCTAACGGTCGCCATTTGTGGTGATGTTCTGCATAGCCGGGTGGCCAGATCAAACATCCATCTGCTTAATATCATGGGTGCGCGCGTACGTCTTATTGGCCCGCCGACGCTTATCCCATCTGGTGCGGAACGCCTTGGCTGTGAAGTTTTCCATAATATGGAAGAAGGGCTTAAAGGATGCGACATCGTAATGATGCTTCGTTTACAAACAGAACGTATGCACGGCGGTTATTTCCCAAGCGTTTCTGAATATTTCACCCTTTACGGCCTTGATTATGAAAAGCTTGAAAATGCCAAGGAAGATGCACTGATTATGCACCCTGGACCAATGAACCGCGGCGTGGAAATTGACGCGGCAGTTGCCGATGATCTAACCCGCAGCGCAATTCAGGAACAAGTGGAAATGGGGGTTGCCGTACGCATGGCGTGTCTGGACCTCTTAACCCGCAAGAAAAGAGGAGAAGGCTAA
- the topA gene encoding type I DNA topoisomerase, giving the protein MKTVIVESPAKAKTINKYLGKDYNVLASFGHIRDLPSKDGSVDPENDFAMTWAVDTDSKKRIKDIADSTKRSEELILATDPDREGEAISWHVLEVLNKRRGVMKDVAVKRVVFNEITKNAILKAMEEPRDVDQEMVEAYLTRRALDYLVGFNLSPVLWRKLPGSKSAGRVQSVALRLICERELEIEKFNSEEYWSIEAKLKNSTSKAFTAKLVTLNGEKLEKFTLNNEESANAAKAAVEAANFTVEDVVSKPTQRRPAAPFTTSTLQQEAARKLGFNAQRTMRTAQKLYEGIDIKGETTGLITYMRTDGVNIAQEAINDARGVIGSNYGDNYVPAKPNFYKNKSKNAQEAHEAIRPTSLARLPKDVASKLDEDQRKLYELIWKRTIASQMANVQMEQTTADITSDDGKISLRATGTVQIFDGFLTLYQEGVDDADEEDAKRLPKLSKGENIDKEKIDAIQHFTAPPPRFTEASLVKKMEELGIGRPSTYASILTVLRDRNYVVMEKNRFVPEGKGRVVTSFLEKYFNRYVQYDFTAGMEIELDRVSDGDVPWKEVLANFWLDFSKAIDDTKDLRVSEVLDVITDTLAPFIFPEREDGSDPRKCPKCKEGGLSVKTGKFGAFIGCENYPECNYTRQIQNGEGENGDGADEGPQTLGIDPDSGMEVTLRTGRFGPYIQLGEPVEKEKPKRASIPKGMSVEHISFEKALKLLALPRDVGMHPEDGKVIKAAIGRYGPYVSHNGAFASLKDPEDVFNIGINHAVTLLAEAAAKKGKASEPLKDLGEHPDGDGNVLVMDGRYGPYVKYKRVNATIPKDKDPMDVTMEEAVELIKARAAKGKKKPARKKAAPKKKAK; this is encoded by the coding sequence ATGAAAACTGTAATTGTTGAATCTCCGGCGAAAGCCAAAACAATTAATAAATACCTTGGTAAAGACTATAATGTTCTTGCCAGTTTCGGCCATATTCGAGACCTGCCGTCCAAGGATGGATCGGTTGATCCTGAAAATGATTTTGCCATGACATGGGCCGTTGATACGGATAGCAAAAAACGTATCAAGGACATTGCCGACAGCACCAAAAGATCAGAAGAATTGATCCTCGCAACCGACCCCGACCGCGAAGGGGAAGCCATTTCATGGCACGTTTTAGAAGTTCTGAACAAACGCCGTGGGGTCATGAAAGACGTTGCAGTAAAACGCGTTGTTTTCAATGAAATTACCAAAAATGCCATTTTAAAAGCAATGGAAGAACCACGTGATGTTGATCAGGAAATGGTTGAAGCATACCTGACAAGACGCGCACTTGATTATCTTGTGGGCTTTAATCTATCGCCGGTATTATGGCGTAAATTACCGGGTTCAAAATCAGCGGGTCGCGTGCAATCAGTTGCACTTCGATTAATTTGCGAACGCGAACTTGAAATTGAAAAATTCAATTCCGAAGAATATTGGTCAATCGAAGCCAAACTTAAAAATAGCACATCAAAAGCATTCACCGCGAAGCTTGTGACTTTAAACGGTGAAAAACTTGAAAAATTCACATTAAATAACGAAGAAAGCGCAAACGCCGCCAAAGCAGCGGTTGAAGCCGCGAACTTCACCGTTGAAGATGTGGTTAGCAAGCCAACGCAGCGCAGACCAGCTGCGCCATTTACAACATCAACCCTTCAGCAGGAAGCAGCTCGTAAGCTTGGCTTTAATGCGCAGCGCACCATGCGTACAGCTCAAAAACTTTATGAAGGCATCGATATTAAAGGTGAAACAACAGGTCTTATCACCTATATGCGTACGGACGGTGTTAATATCGCACAAGAAGCCATCAATGATGCACGTGGTGTCATTGGTAGCAATTATGGTGATAATTACGTTCCGGCAAAACCAAACTTTTATAAGAATAAATCCAAAAATGCGCAGGAAGCTCACGAAGCAATCCGCCCAACAAGTCTAGCCAGACTTCCAAAAGACGTGGCAAGCAAATTGGATGAAGATCAAAGAAAACTTTATGAACTAATCTGGAAACGTACCATTGCCAGCCAAATGGCAAATGTACAAATGGAACAAACCACAGCTGATATTACATCGGATGACGGCAAAATTTCATTACGCGCGACCGGAACAGTACAAATTTTTGATGGCTTCCTAACTCTTTATCAGGAAGGGGTTGATGACGCCGACGAAGAAGATGCAAAACGCCTACCGAAGCTTTCTAAAGGCGAAAATATCGATAAAGAAAAAATCGATGCTATTCAGCATTTCACAGCCCCTCCTCCACGCTTTACAGAGGCGAGCTTGGTTAAGAAAATGGAAGAGCTGGGTATTGGTCGCCCATCGACATATGCGTCAATCCTTACAGTGTTACGGGACCGTAACTATGTTGTGATGGAAAAGAACCGCTTTGTGCCAGAGGGCAAAGGCCGCGTTGTAACATCATTCCTTGAAAAATATTTCAACCGTTATGTTCAATATGACTTTACAGCGGGTATGGAAATCGAATTGGACCGCGTATCAGATGGTGATGTTCCGTGGAAAGAAGTTCTTGCTAATTTCTGGCTAGATTTCAGTAAGGCCATTGATGATACAAAAGATCTTCGTGTTTCAGAAGTGCTTGATGTTATCACAGATACACTTGCACCATTTATTTTCCCGGAACGCGAAGACGGGTCTGATCCGCGCAAATGTCCAAAATGTAAAGAGGGTGGCCTTAGTGTAAAAACAGGTAAATTCGGCGCATTCATCGGTTGCGAAAATTATCCGGAATGTAATTACACACGCCAAATTCAAAATGGCGAGGGTGAAAATGGTGACGGTGCAGATGAAGGACCACAAACACTTGGCATTGACCCAGATAGCGGCATGGAAGTAACCCTTAGAACAGGTCGCTTTGGCCCTTATATCCAACTTGGTGAACCGGTTGAAAAAGAAAAACCAAAACGCGCATCCATTCCAAAAGGAATGTCCGTAGAACATATTAGCTTTGAAAAAGCGCTTAAGTTGCTTGCGTTACCGCGTGATGTGGGAATGCATCCTGAAGACGGTAAAGTGATTAAAGCGGCCATTGGCCGTTACGGACCATATGTTTCACATAATGGTGCTTTTGCAAGCCTTAAAGATCCAGAAGATGTGTTTAACATTGGTATTAACCACGCAGTGACCCTACTTGCGGAAGCAGCCGCGAAAAAAGGAAAAGCATCCGAGCCATTAAAAGATCTGGGCGAACATCCAGATGGCGATGGTAACGTTCTTGTCATGGATGGCCGTTATGGACCATATGTGAAATATAAACGCGTAAATGCGACCATTCCAAAAGATAAAGATCCAATGGACGTCACCATGGAAGAAGCGGTTGAGCTGATCAAAGCAAGGGCAGCAAAAGGCAAAAAGAAGCCAGCCCGTAAAAAGGCAGCACCTAAGAAAAAAGCCAAATAA
- the dprA gene encoding DNA-processing protein DprA, with protein sequence MSITPEPLSFAEKQARLRLIRTDNVGPVTFRQLISRYKSAEKAIEILPELAKRGGRKKPLVACSMAKINKELDDLDQNGGELIVLGDTLYPALLAATEDSPPIMMALGHTHLLEQNSFAIVGARNSSVNGLKIARNFAEKLGQAGYVISSGMARGIDAAAHQGAINTGTIAVLAGGADVIYPRENTETYHAIKETGLILSEMPFGTQPQARHFPRRNRIISGLSLGVLVVEANHKSGTLITARLASEQGREVFAIPGSPLDPRAKGPNSLIRQGAQLTESVEDILEVLNIMSGRQLSEPQFDLFHSPPATEESDNELEKAMMAIKEKLSHTATSVDELIRLTDLSPSVVQTVLLDMELAGEITRHAGNRVSFC encoded by the coding sequence ATGAGCATCACGCCAGAGCCACTATCATTTGCAGAAAAACAAGCGAGACTTCGCCTTATCAGAACGGATAACGTCGGCCCTGTGACATTCCGCCAGCTAATCAGCAGATATAAATCCGCCGAGAAAGCCATTGAAATTTTGCCTGAACTTGCAAAACGCGGTGGCCGCAAAAAACCGCTTGTAGCCTGTTCAATGGCAAAAATTAATAAAGAACTGGATGATCTGGATCAAAACGGCGGTGAGCTGATTGTTCTGGGTGATACGCTTTACCCTGCCCTGCTTGCCGCAACCGAAGATTCACCGCCAATAATGATGGCACTTGGGCATACTCATTTACTTGAACAAAATAGTTTTGCCATAGTCGGCGCAAGAAATTCATCCGTAAACGGATTAAAAATTGCCAGAAACTTTGCTGAAAAACTTGGTCAGGCAGGATATGTAATTTCATCAGGTATGGCCCGTGGTATTGATGCTGCCGCCCATCAGGGCGCGATTAACACCGGCACCATCGCTGTGCTTGCGGGCGGGGCGGATGTGATTTACCCTCGTGAAAACACAGAAACCTATCACGCAATAAAAGAAACGGGTCTTATTTTATCGGAAATGCCATTTGGCACCCAACCACAAGCAAGACATTTCCCAAGACGCAACCGAATTATTTCCGGCCTGTCACTAGGCGTTCTTGTGGTTGAAGCCAATCATAAATCAGGAACATTAATCACCGCACGCCTTGCATCGGAACAGGGGCGTGAAGTTTTTGCCATTCCCGGTTCCCCACTTGACCCAAGGGCGAAAGGGCCAAACAGCCTTATAAGACAAGGGGCACAGTTAACGGAATCCGTAGAAGATATTCTGGAAGTGTTAAATATCATGAGCGGAAGACAGTTATCCGAACCACAATTTGATTTATTCCATTCACCACCCGCAACCGAAGAAAGCGATAATGAACTTGAAAAAGCGATGATGGCAATTAAAGAAAAGCTAAGCCACACCGCAACATCGGTTGATGAGCTGATCAGACTAACGGATTTATCCCCAAGTGTTGTTCAAACAGTGCTTTTAGACATGGAATTAGCAGGAGAAATTACACGTCATGCAGGAAACAGGGTATCTTTTTGTTAA
- the pyrC gene encoding dihydroorotase, producing MSTVTLYKNARLLDPASNLDMKGELLTEGDKIIALGESVEAPADAEIVDVGGKCLCPGLIDMRVFVGIPGADYKDTIENTGEAAAAGGVTTVLVQPNTDPVLDNTAHIEFLENRAKNALVNFVPMAAATKKMEGKEMTEIGLMTNAGHKVFGDCSSTIENAAIMNRVLKYASTFDAVIVQHLAEPSLSKNGCMNAGDLASRLGLPGIPTAAETLVLERDVRLLKGTGGRYHASQVTCADSIEILKRAKDADLNVTAGVAVPHLSLNEFAIEDYRTFMKLSPPLRGEEDRIAVVEALKDGTIDVIVSGHDPEDPESKRVPFEQAEPGVVGLETLLNVCLEMHHNGSMELLDILSKMTCNPAKIMGLESGVLAAGAPADLCIFDLNTPYTINAEDMVSVTKNTCFDGKPVQGRVLKTVVGGKCVFDYNG from the coding sequence ATGAGTACAGTAACGCTATATAAAAACGCGCGCCTTCTTGATCCTGCATCAAACCTAGACATGAAGGGTGAATTGCTCACAGAAGGCGATAAAATTATTGCGCTTGGTGAAAGTGTTGAAGCCCCAGCGGACGCCGAAATTGTTGATGTTGGTGGCAAATGCCTGTGTCCGGGCCTAATTGACATGCGTGTTTTTGTTGGTATCCCGGGTGCGGATTATAAAGACACCATCGAAAATACCGGCGAAGCGGCCGCAGCGGGCGGCGTCACCACAGTTCTGGTTCAACCAAATACCGATCCGGTGCTTGATAACACGGCCCATATCGAATTTCTTGAAAACCGCGCCAAGAACGCACTGGTCAATTTTGTACCGATGGCCGCCGCAACCAAGAAAATGGAAGGCAAGGAAATGACCGAAATTGGACTGATGACCAATGCCGGACATAAGGTTTTTGGTGATTGCAGTTCGACAATCGAAAATGCAGCCATCATGAACCGCGTGCTGAAATACGCATCCACATTTGACGCAGTGATCGTTCAACATCTTGCGGAACCGTCCCTTTCCAAAAATGGTTGTATGAATGCGGGTGATCTTGCAAGCCGCCTTGGGTTACCGGGCATTCCAACTGCTGCTGAAACACTTGTTCTGGAACGTGACGTAAGGTTATTAAAAGGTACCGGCGGCAGATACCATGCATCACAAGTAACCTGCGCCGATAGTATCGAAATTTTAAAACGCGCGAAAGATGCTGACCTTAATGTAACAGCCGGCGTTGCTGTACCCCATTTATCACTGAATGAATTTGCAATCGAAGATTACCGCACATTCATGAAACTTTCACCGCCACTGCGCGGTGAAGAAGACCGTATTGCGGTTGTTGAGGCCCTAAAAGACGGCACCATTGATGTGATTGTCAGCGGCCACGATCCGGAAGATCCAGAAAGCAAACGCGTTCCATTTGAACAAGCTGAACCGGGGGTGGTTGGACTTGAGACACTGCTTAATGTTTGCCTTGAAATGCATCATAACGGCAGTATGGAACTTCTGGATATCTTATCCAAGATGACTTGTAACCCTGCGAAAATTATGGGACTGGAAAGCGGCGTTCTTGCAGCGGGCGCACCAGCGGATTTATGTATTTTTGATCTTAATACCCCATATACAATTAATGCAGAAGACATGGTTTCCGTGACCAAAAACACATGTTTTGACGGCAAACCTGTTCAGGGCCGTGTTCTTAAAACCGTTGTCGGTGGAAAGTGTGTATTTGATTATAATGGCTGA
- the rnr gene encoding ribonuclease R, translating to MAKSKVPFPDEEQILEFIRENPGRASKREISRAFHIRGDEKIQLKKLLRKMKLDGKLATASRSRLQVADELPPVLVIEVDGVDSHGDLTARPQNWDSDDHPPKILIYAHDRRNRLGIGDHALVRLTPNKDDSESGYIAKVIRKLEKKKSTQIMGIFRSDDDHIAFVNPTDKKDRNKYLIAKNDWNGALDGSLVLIQIKPGRQRSRQIKAKPAKVIKSFGSINDAKSISLIAIMSQGIAIEFPEEVLNEAQTADQPTLGNRVDLRDIPLITVDPSDARDHDDAIWAEMDPDPDNQGGCHIIVAIADVAHYVKPGSALDKEALKRGNSTYFPDRVVPMLPESLSNGLCSLHENEDRYTMAVHIWFDKKGKKIRHKFIRALMRSHGSLSYEEFQYARDGIVSDRAEPLLETVINPLYDAYNILKKGREFREPLDLHMPEKKITLNDDGHIASIKERVSLDAHKLVEEFMIQANVAAAEELERKQTPCMYRIHEQPSMEKVEGLRTFLDSLGYSFSKGQVLKPKIFNSLLKKVKESPQEDVISTIVLRTQMQAEYNPENHGHFGLSLTRYAHFTSPIRRYADVLVHRGLIKALKLGKDGLSPFDAGNMVETAEHISQTERNSMIAERQSTERYIAHYMSERIDEEFDGKINGVHRAGLFITLNETGGEGFIPASSLYSDYFHYDKEHHLLEGENSKIIYQLGDSVHVRLKEANPVSGGLIFELIDERLHKIKGRKSNRRPRKRKRK from the coding sequence ATGGCAAAATCTAAAGTCCCATTCCCAGATGAAGAACAGATTTTGGAGTTCATCCGGGAAAACCCGGGGCGTGCCTCAAAGCGTGAAATTTCGCGCGCCTTTCACATTCGTGGTGATGAAAAAATCCAGCTTAAAAAATTGCTTCGTAAAATGAAGCTTGATGGCAAACTCGCAACGGCTTCCAGATCACGCCTTCAAGTCGCGGATGAACTACCACCAGTTCTTGTTATCGAAGTAGACGGTGTTGACAGCCATGGTGACCTGACAGCAAGGCCACAAAATTGGGATAGTGATGACCATCCCCCAAAAATCCTAATTTACGCTCACGATCGAAGGAATAGACTTGGGATCGGGGATCATGCGCTTGTACGGCTTACGCCGAACAAGGATGATAGTGAAAGCGGATATATCGCCAAAGTCATCCGGAAATTAGAGAAAAAGAAATCTACCCAAATAATGGGTATCTTTCGTTCGGATGATGATCATATTGCTTTCGTTAATCCGACAGATAAAAAAGACCGCAATAAATATCTAATCGCCAAGAATGATTGGAATGGGGCGTTAGATGGGTCACTGGTTCTAATCCAGATTAAACCAGGCCGACAACGATCCAGACAGATCAAAGCAAAACCAGCCAAGGTCATAAAATCATTTGGTTCGATCAATGATGCTAAATCCATCAGCCTGATCGCGATCATGTCTCAAGGGATCGCCATTGAATTCCCGGAAGAAGTATTAAATGAGGCCCAAACAGCAGATCAACCGACGTTAGGCAACCGTGTGGATTTACGCGACATTCCATTAATCACAGTGGACCCATCAGACGCTCGCGATCATGACGATGCCATCTGGGCCGAGATGGACCCTGATCCGGATAACCAAGGCGGATGCCACATCATTGTCGCCATTGCCGATGTAGCCCATTATGTAAAACCCGGATCGGCACTTGATAAAGAAGCCCTAAAACGTGGTAATTCCACATACTTCCCAGACCGGGTTGTACCAATGTTACCAGAAAGCTTATCAAACGGTTTATGTTCACTTCATGAAAATGAAGACCGCTATACAATGGCTGTACATATTTGGTTTGATAAGAAGGGCAAAAAAATAAGACATAAATTCATTCGTGCCCTGATGAGAAGCCACGGAAGTTTATCATACGAAGAATTTCAATATGCCCGCGATGGCATCGTGTCTGACCGTGCAGAACCACTGTTAGAAACTGTGATTAATCCACTGTATGACGCATATAATATCCTGAAGAAAGGCCGTGAATTTAGAGAGCCACTAGATTTACATATGCCCGAAAAGAAAATCACTTTAAATGATGACGGTCATATCGCATCGATTAAAGAACGCGTCAGTTTGGATGCCCATAAACTCGTCGAAGAATTTATGATACAAGCCAATGTTGCCGCCGCAGAAGAGCTTGAAAGAAAACAAACACCCTGCATGTACCGAATACATGAACAACCGAGCATGGAAAAAGTGGAAGGCTTAAGAACATTCCTTGATAGTCTTGGGTATAGTTTCTCGAAAGGCCAAGTTCTAAAACCGAAAATTTTCAATAGCCTTCTTAAAAAAGTAAAAGAATCACCGCAAGAAGATGTGATCAGCACAATTGTGCTACGCACCCAGATGCAGGCGGAATATAACCCCGAAAATCATGGCCATTTCGGTTTATCGCTGACAAGATACGCGCATTTCACCTCTCCGATCCGTCGTTATGCGGATGTGCTTGTGCACCGCGGATTAATTAAAGCGCTTAAACTGGGAAAAGACGGCCTAAGCCCCTTTGATGCCGGCAACATGGTGGAAACCGCAGAACACATCAGCCAGACGGAACGCAATTCAATGATCGCCGAACGTCAATCAACGGAACGATACATCGCCCATTATATGAGCGAACGCATTGACGAAGAGTTCGATGGAAAGATTAACGGTGTTCACCGTGCGGGGTTGTTCATCACCCTTAATGAAACGGGTGGCGAAGGGTTTATCCCCGCATCTTCGTTATACAGTGATTATTTCCATTACGATAAAGAACATCACCTGTTAGAAGGCGAAAACAGCAAGATCATCTATCAGTTAGGTGATTCTGTCCATGTCAGATTAAAAGAGGCGAATCCGGTTTCCGGTGGGCTTATTTTTGAGCTCATAGACGAAAGATTACACAAAATAAAAGGCAGAAAATCAAACCGTCGCCCCAGAAAACGAAAAAGAAAATAA
- the plsY gene encoding glycerol-3-phosphate 1-O-acyltransferase PlsY has protein sequence MADYSTLQILFALIGGYILGSIPFGLVLARLGGYGDIRKIGSGNIGATNVLRTGNKFLAALTLILDIGKGAIAVLICEQIYPGLGLFAGGGAFLGHLYSVFLKFTGGKGVATFLGLMIALNPIAGLSCCATWLVSAGLFRISSLSALIAALLSPIYGFYFSGQNLAILAGILCILIFIKHKDNIGRILSGSEPKIGKK, from the coding sequence ATGGCTGATTATTCGACCCTTCAAATACTCTTCGCGCTTATTGGTGGTTACATATTGGGATCCATCCCGTTTGGTTTGGTTTTGGCACGCCTTGGTGGATATGGTGATATCCGTAAAATCGGTTCCGGTAATATTGGCGCCACTAATGTGCTTAGGACAGGAAACAAGTTCCTTGCCGCGTTAACCCTTATCCTTGATATCGGCAAAGGCGCGATTGCAGTGCTTATTTGCGAACAAATTTATCCGGGGCTCGGGTTATTTGCCGGTGGCGGTGCATTTCTTGGACATCTTTATTCAGTGTTCTTAAAATTCACTGGTGGCAAGGGTGTCGCCACATTCCTTGGTTTAATGATTGCCCTAAACCCGATTGCGGGGCTAAGTTGTTGTGCGACTTGGCTTGTTAGCGCGGGGTTATTTAGAATTTCATCACTATCCGCGCTCATCGCAGCCCTATTATCACCGATTTACGGATTTTATTTTTCCGGGCAAAATCTTGCGATACTGGCAGGAATTTTATGTATTTTGATTTTTATCAAACATAAAGATAACATCGGTCGCATCCTTTCAGGTTCCGAGCCAAAAATCGGTAAAAAATAA